The DNA region CAACGAGCCATGGGGCCCGCTACCGTGTTGGCCATCGGAACAGCCAATCCTTCCAATTGTTACGATCAAAGTACCTATGCTGACTATTTTTTTCGTGTCACTAATAGTGAACATAAAACTGAACTTATGAACAAGCTTAAGCGCATGTGTAAGATAATTAAttactcttctttttatttgtggtacATATTCCATTTTACTATTTGTTATACTCTCtcattttcaatttgtttgtcataTTTTAATTCAGTATGacgtttaaaataaaataattgtggtcttaaattaaaagtatgtatatcaaaatgtcctttaatcttatagttttaaatatgtcacgtgaatttaaattaaaaagttgctaaataatattaatgtacGAACAGATCGATATATGTACGTATGCATGCATGCCTCTAGCTCTAtgatctatctatatatatatatatataaggggatttgaaataattgactagTTTTGTATATTACTTGAtgattttggattattttttatttgccaCTTTGATCAcctaagaaataaataaataaattagaatgtaAATTAATATAAGCATTAGATTTTAATGCTTTTACGTACCTAGGTAGGAGCATTTTAACGCGGTGTTTGGTAAATTCCCTAATTATGATTTAGTTAACTTAATGTTGGTTTACAATTTTCAATATGTTGTTGCAGGTGACAAATCAATGATTAAAAAGagacatttttatttaactgaggaaatcttgaaaaaaaatcctaatatTTGTGAATACAACGCTCCATCGTTGAATATTAGGCAAGAAATCACGATTGTTGAGGTGCCAAAACTTGGGAAGGAGGCAGCTGAAAAGGCCATCAATGAATGGGGTCAGTCTAAGTCCAAAATTACACATTTGGTATTTTGCACCACTAGTGGTGTGGATTTGCCTGGGGCCGACTATCAACTCACTAAGCTTCTTGGACTTGAACCATCAGTGAAACGATTCATGATGTACCAACAAGGTTGTTATGGTGGTGGCACTGCTCTTCGATTAACTAAGGATTTAGCTGAGAATAACAAAGGTGCTCGAGTTCTTGTTGTATGCTCAGAATTAGCCAATTTGGTTTGCTTCCGTAACCCAAACGAAACCGAACTTGAAGTTTTGGTTGGACAAGCCCTCTTTAGTGATGGGGCATCAGCTGCCATTATTGGTTCAGATCCAATCATGAATGTGGAAAAACCTTTGTTTGAGCTTGTATTCGCAACTTAAACTCTTCTCCCAGATAGCGAATACGCAATTACTACTTACCTAACTGAGGCTGGGCTGAAGGTCGAGTTACATAAGGATACTCCGATGCTGTTGAGGAACTGATGAAATGTACAACAACACCTTGAAAGTCTTCTCTTCATATAATCAGTTAATAAAGTAGTTAGTGTAGTTAGTTGATTAATTAGCAGCAGTGCAAGTTAGTTACGAATTAAAGTTAGTTAGAATCTTAGTTGGCATCTTAGCTCACTAATTGGTGAGTCTATATAAACTACCACTTGTACATAtacagaaaatgaaatatactAAAAAGTTTCCACAAATATTTTCTCTgcttgatttcttcttcaatcgatcagtttaacatggtatcagagccaatcTGAGCTCAATTTTTGTTGTGATCTACGAATTCATAATTGATGCCAACTTCATCCATGGCGGATGAACTCAATTCAGCAACAGATCTAGCAATTGGATCAGGATCAGGATCGGTACAGCTAATCGATTATCATCATCCTTTGTATCTGAGTGCGTCTGATGGACCAGGTTCAATGCCAGTGGGAATTCAGCTTGTCGGAATGGAGAACTACATGCTGTGGACTCGAGCAATGAAAAATGCACTCATAGGGAGAAACAAATTGGGATTCGTAGATGGATCGATCACTAGATCAACATATGGATCAGCGTTAGGACATTTTTGGGATCGCTGTAATGCAATTGTGGTTTCGTGGTTGACCAACAATGTTAGTCGAGATCTACTGAGTGGGATCTTTTTTCGTTCAGATGCCCATCTGATTTGGAAAGAGCTTGAAGAGAGGTTTAATAAAATCAATGGTTCGAGGTTATATGCACTACACAAAGAGATTTTCACATTAACACAGGGGACACATCCAGTCTCTGTTTTCTATTGCAAGCTTAAAGATCTATAGGATGAGTACGACTCGATGATGCCTCTTTCTGCGTGTAACTGTGAGAAGTCAAAGGAATACCTTGCTCAGCTTCAATATCAGAGGCTACTTCAATTCATGATGGGGCTAAATGACAGTTACAATCAAGCTCGAAGCCAAATCCtcttgaaataaaaaatgttgaGTGTTAACCAAGCATATGCTCTAATTGTGCAGGATGAAGGTCAAAAGTTGGCTGCTATCAGTACATCCAGTTCACATGAAGGAGGATCATCTGTTTTTTTCACTTCGAAGAGCTCAAGATCTAAGAAGAAGAACTGGAACTCAGTATGCGATTTTTGTCACGTGAAAGGGCATGTGAGGGAGGATTGCTTCAAGCTAATGAAGTGTGATCACTGTGGGAAAACAGGACACTTAATTGGAAAATGTTACCAATTGATAGGGTATCCAACTGATTACAAGGTTAAAGGAAAGAATGTTCAAGCTAATCATGCTAATGTTCAGCAGGAGGGACTGATGAATGTTCGTGAAGATGATCAGTACAAGGAATTCAAAGAATATAATCTATGGAAGCAAATGGGATAAAACTTCTACTTCTGGAACTAGTGGAGCTAGTGCTAACATGACAGGTAAGTGTTTCCCAGATTCACACACTAGTTGGATAGTAAACTCCGGTGCTTCTAATCATTTTACTGGAAGTAAAGATCTATTATTACATGGTGATACAGTACGTAGTGCAGGAAAGGTATAATTACCTACTAGAGAATTTACTCAGATTAGTCACACTGGAAACTATCCATTATCAGGAGGTGATTCACTAAAAGATGTCCTGTATGTGCCATCTTTTAAATTCAACCTTATGTCTGTTTCAAAGGTGACAAAAGACATGAATTGTTGTATTAAGTTTTATCCTGAACACTGTGTCTTTCAGGATCTTTGCACTGGGAAAGTGAAGGTGACTGGTAGGGAGCAAGATGGACTATACATACTGAACACAAGAAACAATGATCATTTTCTTACTGAGGGGAGGTCTATGACTGTATCTCGACCACTCCCTGATCTATGGCATAGGAGGCTGGGACATGTTCCCATGGCAGTTTTAAGGAAAATTCCTGTATTTCACAAGACTGATTCTT from Solanum stenotomum isolate F172 unplaced genomic scaffold, ASM1918654v1 scaffold30785, whole genome shotgun sequence includes:
- the LOC125851953 gene encoding uncharacterized protein LOC125851953 yields the protein MPTSSMADELNSATDLAIGSGSGSVQLIDYHHPLYLSASDGPGSMPVGIQLVGMENYMLWTRAMKNALIGRNKLGFVDGSITRSTYGSALGHFWDRCNAIVVSWLTNNVSRDLLSGIFFRSDAHLIWKELEERFNKINGSRLYALHKEIFTLTQGTHPVSVFYCKLKDL
- the LOC125851954 gene encoding uncharacterized protein LOC125851954; translation: MLSVNQAYALIVQDEGQKLAAISTSSSHEGGSSVFFTSKSSRSKKKNWNSVCDFCHVKGHVREDCFKLMKCDHCGKTGHLIGKCYQLIGYPTDYKVKGKNVQANHANVQQEGLMNVREDDQYKEFKEYNLWKQMG
- the LOC125851952 gene encoding chalcone synthase J-like, encoding MVTIDEIRQAQRAMGPATVLAIGTANPSNCYDQSTYADYFFRVTNSEHKTELMNKLKRMCDKSMIKKRHFYLTEEILKKNPNICEYNAPSLNIRQEITIVEVPKLGKEAAEKAINEWGQSKSKITHLVFCTTSGVDLPGADYQLTKLLGLEPSVKRFMMYQQGCYGGGTALRLTKDLAENNKGARVLVVCSELANLVCFRNPNETELEVLVGQALFSDGASAAIIGSDPIMNVEKPLFELVFAT